A DNA window from Thermodesulfobacteriota bacterium contains the following coding sequences:
- the pnp gene encoding polyribonucleotide nucleotidyltransferase: protein MNQPKKVEAQVFGATFGLETGKLAKQTSGAVLASYGDTVVLATLVAAKEKTEGEDFLPLTVNYQEKSAAAGKIPGGFFKREGRPSEKEVLTSRLIDRPIRPLIPKDFTYQTQIIVTVFSADPDHDPDVLSVTAASAALVVSDVPFEGPLAAVRVGRVGGEFICNPVKAQLEESDMNIVVAGTKEAIVMVEGGSDEISESDIVDALMFAHESIQEFIKVQEDLVSGENIEKRVLDPVEEDEDFNNKVISFAEGKLKEAIVISSKTDRNDTIKKIHSETQEYISEQYPDDEEVDISKVFEKLLKESVRGLIVNDKIRLDGRGYADVRPISGEVGFLPRVHGSAVFTRGETQAAVTATLGTKYDEQRIDALDGDITKTFMLHYNFPPYSVGETSFRLGPGRREIGHGALAERALSSVLPARENFPYTLRVVSEVLESNGSSSMATVCGGTLSMLDAGVPIKAPVGGIAMGLIKEGEDFVILSDILGDEDHLGDMDFKVAGTTNGVTALQMDIKVMGVTREILTDALAQAKDGRLHILGEMDKILATPREDISEFAPRIITMQVDQNKIKDVIGSGGKTIKKIVELTGVQIDIDDSGQVNIASPDREACDKAIKMVENIVEELEVGKVYLGTVKRILDFGAIVELAGGKDGLVHISELEPKRVEKVTDVLQEKDELLVKCIEKSNDGKIRLSRKQALDENIEDYR from the coding sequence ATTAACCAACCTAAGAAGGTTGAAGCTCAGGTATTCGGCGCAACTTTTGGGCTTGAAACCGGAAAGCTTGCAAAACAGACAAGCGGCGCAGTGCTTGCTAGTTATGGAGACACCGTTGTACTAGCTACACTCGTAGCAGCAAAAGAAAAAACAGAAGGAGAGGACTTTTTACCTCTTACAGTAAATTATCAGGAAAAATCTGCAGCAGCAGGCAAAATACCTGGAGGGTTCTTTAAAAGAGAAGGGAGACCAAGCGAGAAAGAAGTTCTAACTTCCAGACTGATTGATAGACCGATTAGACCTCTTATTCCTAAAGACTTTACCTATCAGACACAAATTATAGTTACGGTATTCTCCGCAGATCCTGATCATGATCCGGATGTACTCTCTGTAACTGCGGCATCAGCGGCACTAGTAGTGTCTGACGTTCCATTTGAGGGACCATTAGCAGCGGTAAGAGTTGGAAGAGTTGGCGGAGAGTTTATCTGTAACCCGGTTAAGGCACAGCTTGAAGAAAGCGACATGAACATTGTTGTCGCTGGTACAAAAGAGGCAATTGTAATGGTTGAAGGCGGATCAGATGAAATCTCAGAGTCTGACATAGTTGATGCTCTTATGTTTGCTCATGAAAGCATTCAGGAATTCATTAAAGTTCAAGAAGACCTTGTTTCTGGTGAAAACATCGAAAAAAGAGTGCTTGATCCGGTTGAAGAAGATGAAGATTTTAATAATAAAGTTATTTCATTTGCCGAAGGGAAATTAAAAGAAGCAATTGTAATCTCATCTAAAACTGATAGAAATGACACGATCAAAAAGATCCATTCTGAAACTCAGGAGTATATTAGCGAACAATATCCTGATGATGAAGAAGTAGATATATCCAAGGTTTTTGAAAAGCTTTTAAAAGAATCAGTCAGAGGATTAATCGTCAATGATAAGATAAGACTGGACGGCAGAGGATACGCTGACGTAAGGCCAATAAGCGGCGAAGTTGGTTTTCTACCAAGAGTTCACGGCTCTGCAGTCTTCACCAGAGGTGAGACTCAGGCTGCAGTAACTGCGACTCTAGGCACGAAATACGATGAGCAAAGAATAGATGCCCTGGATGGGGATATTACAAAAACATTTATGCTTCACTATAACTTCCCTCCGTATAGTGTTGGAGAAACTTCATTTAGATTAGGACCCGGCAGAAGGGAAATTGGCCATGGAGCACTTGCTGAAAGGGCTCTTTCTTCTGTATTGCCGGCCAGAGAAAACTTCCCATATACACTAAGAGTAGTATCTGAAGTCTTGGAATCAAACGGATCTTCCTCGATGGCTACAGTATGCGGCGGCACGCTCTCCATGCTTGATGCTGGAGTTCCAATTAAAGCCCCAGTTGGCGGTATTGCCATGGGACTTATTAAAGAGGGTGAGGACTTTGTAATCCTCTCTGACATCCTTGGCGACGAAGACCACCTAGGTGACATGGATTTTAAGGTTGCCGGAACAACCAACGGAGTAACGGCGCTTCAGATGGATATTAAAGTAATGGGAGTTACAAGAGAGATTCTAACGGATGCTCTTGCACAGGCAAAAGATGGAAGGCTTCATATTCTGGGCGAGATGGATAAAATACTCGCTACACCTAGAGAGGATATTTCTGAGTTTGCTCCTAGAATCATCACAATGCAGGTAGATCAAAACAAGATTAAAGATGTAATAGGCTCTGGCGGTAAAACCATCAAGAAAATTGTCGAATTAACTGGTGTTCAGATCGATATCGATGATTCCGGACAAGTAAATATTGCGTCACCTGACCGCGAAGCTTGCGACAAAGCTATTAAGATGGTTGAGAATATAGTTGAAGAGCTCGAGGTTGGAAAAGTTTATCTAGGAACAGTGAAACGCATACTCGACTTTGGAGCTATTGTTGAGCTTGCTGGTGGAAAAGACGGCTTGGTTCATATCTCTGAGCTAGAACCCAAGAGAGTTGAGAAAGTAACTGACGTTCTTCAAGAAAAAGATGAGCTTTTAGTTAAATGCATTGAGAAAAGTAACGATGGAAAGATCAGGCTTAGTAGAAAACAGGCCCTTGATGAAAACATCGAAGATTATAGATAA
- a CDS encoding isopentenyl transferase family protein gives MKHNKPKLVVVLGPTAVGKSALGIDIAKRLGGEIINADSLQVYKHLNIGTAKPNQNDLKHVPHHLIDIADPKEEFNAGIFRTQADSVINDLHVHGKSIIVVGGTYLYVKVLLSGL, from the coding sequence GTGAAACACAATAAACCCAAACTTGTTGTTGTTTTGGGTCCTACGGCTGTAGGAAAGAGCGCACTGGGCATTGATATAGCTAAGAGGCTAGGGGGCGAGATTATCAATGCCGATTCTCTTCAAGTATATAAGCACCTTAATATCGGCACGGCTAAACCCAATCAAAATGATCTAAAACATGTGCCTCACCACTTAATTGATATAGCAGATCCAAAAGAGGAATTTAATGCGGGTATTTTTAGAACCCAAGCAGATTCTGTTATAAATGATCTCCATGTTCATGGTAAGAGCATAATTGTTGTAGGCGGCACTTATTTATACGTGAAAGTTCTTCTATCGGGACTT
- the truB gene encoding tRNA pseudouridine(55) synthase TruB yields MNGVIVLDKPKGITSQKAVSEVNKIIKAKKAGHTGTLDPFATGVLPICFNKATKVIPYMKNDFKKYEALIHLGIKTDTLDNTGKVLEECDPGNLEKNAIIDAFSKYEGKINQTPPMFSAVKKDGVRLYELARKGIEVERSSRQVTINYIDLLDFDPPYVRINVECSRGTYIRVLAADIGNDLGCGGHLVELRRISSDGFTIDEAVTIDDIKSGNVELTSLEKVLSHIKEVNVSSKLAGQIRLGKQIMKSHLDLSDLPEFEAGDHLSICENKVLVSITQANLSSNELDNADDQTIVFKLLRVFN; encoded by the coding sequence ATGAATGGGGTTATAGTTTTAGACAAGCCAAAAGGCATCACTTCTCAAAAAGCAGTTTCTGAGGTAAACAAAATAATTAAGGCTAAAAAAGCGGGTCATACAGGTACACTTGATCCTTTCGCAACCGGTGTTTTGCCTATATGTTTTAACAAGGCTACTAAAGTTATACCGTATATGAAAAATGATTTTAAAAAGTACGAGGCTCTTATTCATCTTGGTATTAAAACCGATACTCTAGATAATACTGGAAAAGTTTTAGAAGAGTGTGATCCCGGAAATTTAGAAAAAAATGCAATAATTGATGCATTTTCTAAATATGAGGGTAAAATAAACCAAACTCCGCCAATGTTTTCTGCGGTTAAAAAAGACGGAGTTAGGCTCTATGAGTTAGCTAGAAAAGGCATAGAGGTAGAAAGAAGTTCAAGACAGGTAACTATTAACTATATAGATCTCTTGGATTTTGATCCCCCTTATGTCAGGATTAATGTCGAGTGTTCGCGCGGAACATATATCAGAGTGCTTGCGGCGGATATTGGAAATGATCTAGGATGCGGCGGGCATTTAGTAGAGCTCAGAAGAATAAGCAGTGATGGATTTACGATAGATGAAGCGGTAACGATAGATGATATAAAGAGCGGTAATGTAGAATTAACTTCGCTGGAAAAAGTACTCTCTCATATCAAGGAAGTAAACGTTTCTTCTAAGTTGGCTGGTCAAATCAGACTAGGCAAACAAATTATGAAATCTCATCTAGATTTAAGTGACCTCCCTGAATTTGAAGCTGGAGATCATTTAAGTATTTGTGAGAACAAGGTTTTGGTATCCATTACTCAAGCGAATCTAAGTTCTAATGAGCTTGATAATGCAGATGACCAAACTATAGTATTTAAATTGCTCAGAGTATTTAACTAA
- the rpsO gene encoding 30S ribosomal protein S15, translating into MALDKEDKAQIISEFATHDKDVGSPEVQVGILSRRIADLTEHMNNAPKDFHSRRGLVLLVARRRRLLNYIKKNSPEKYPGLIQKLGLRK; encoded by the coding sequence ATGGCGCTAGACAAAGAAGACAAAGCTCAAATAATAAGTGAGTTTGCTACTCACGATAAAGATGTGGGTTCACCGGAGGTTCAGGTGGGCATACTCTCCAGAAGGATTGCAGATCTCACCGAGCATATGAATAATGCACCTAAGGATTTTCACTCCCGACGAGGACTAGTTCTTCTAGTTGCTAGAAGAAGACGACTACTCAATTACATTAAAAAGAACAGCCCGGAAAAGTATCCAGGGCTCATACAAAAACTCGGACTAAGAAAGTAG